From Brassica oleracea var. oleracea cultivar TO1000 chromosome C3, BOL, whole genome shotgun sequence, a single genomic window includes:
- the LOC106331869 gene encoding CASP-like protein 2B1: MSYLGVGVSPGNVAGAPTKLNEGKVRLTELILRCFVCALALISAILVATDTQVKEVFTIQKKAKYTDMKALVLLVVVNGIAAAYSLVHGVRCVVGMMKGSVLFSKPLAWVIFSGDQAVAYLTVASVGAAAQSAAFAKLGKPELQWMKICTMYGKFCNQVGEGIATALLASIGMVMISCISAFGLFRLYGGNKARQSSLW; this comes from the exons ATGAGTTACTTAGGAGTTGGAGTCAGTCCCGGGAACGTCGCCGGAGCCCCAACGAAGTTGAACGAAGGCAAAGTGAGACTCACGGAGCTGATTCTGAGGTGTTTTGTGTGTGCCCTCGCTCTCATCTCCGCAATTCTCGTTGCTACAGACACACAAGTCAAAGAGGTTTTCACCATCCAGAAGAAGGCCAAGTACACCGACATGAAGGCTCTTGT GTTATTGGTGGTCGTCAATGGCATAGCTGCGGCTTATTCCTTGGTGCATGGGGTTCGTTGCGTGGTGGGTATGATGAAAGGAAGCGTTTTGTTCAGTAAGCCCCTGGCTTGGGTCATTTTCTCCGGTGATCAG GCGGTAGCGTACTTGACTGTGGCTAGCGTTGGAGCAGCGGCGCAGTCTGCAGCCTTTGCGAAGCTGGGTAAGCCAGAGCTTCAATGGATGAAGATATGCACAATGTATGGGAAGTTCTGTAACCAAGTGGGTGAAGGGATTGCGACCGCTTTGCTTGCTAGTATTGGTATGGTTATGATCTCTTGCATCTCAGCTTTTGGTCTCTTTCGTTTGTATGGGGGAAACAAAGCCAGGCAAAGCTCACTGTGGTGA
- the LOC106334072 gene encoding uncharacterized protein LOC106334072 isoform X1 produces the protein MEKKVALVLSLMLLMSMNSVLVSAEEAAPTVGQRVDTATNDVTNFFNEHAGPAADTVSSTAKSVYNWFGNGASKLYVL, from the exons ATGGAGAAGAAGGTAGCTTTGGTGTTGTCGTTGATGTTGCTTATGTCTATGAACTCGGTGTTGGTTTCGGCTGAGGAAGCAGCACCAACGGTTGGACAGAGGGTAGACACAGCCACCAACGACGTTACCAACTTCTTCAATGAACATGCCGGCCCTGCCGCCGATACGGTCTCCTCTACCGCCAAGTCGGTCTACAACTGGTTTG GGAATGGGGCCTCTAAACTATATGTTTTATGA
- the LOC106334072 gene encoding uncharacterized protein LOC106334072 isoform X2, with amino-acid sequence MEKKVALVLSLMLLMSMNSVLVSAEEAAPTVGQRVDTATNDVTNFFNEHAGPAADTVSSTAKSVYNWFGDKAKEWGL; translated from the exons ATGGAGAAGAAGGTAGCTTTGGTGTTGTCGTTGATGTTGCTTATGTCTATGAACTCGGTGTTGGTTTCGGCTGAGGAAGCAGCACCAACGGTTGGACAGAGGGTAGACACAGCCACCAACGACGTTACCAACTTCTTCAATGAACATGCCGGCCCTGCCGCCGATACGGTCTCCTCTACCGCCAAGTCGGTCTACAACTGGTTTGGTGATAAAGCCAA GGAATGGGGCCTCTAA
- the LOC106329238 gene encoding uncharacterized protein LOC106329238, with translation MGRSALIHLIRSQTRRLSSSTFNNTGYGRSIAGTWSPSSVIPKVRFPEVSSFNQRSWASSGAKTNDDDEHKISIGPQEKKEDNGGGGVVYYGPISSTIKKVKLLSLSTCCLSVSLGPVITFMTSPGLNVIMKGAVASTVIFLSASTTAALHWFVSPYVHKLRWQPGSDTFEVEMMTWLATFAPKTLKFSDIRYPDTQRPFVSFKAEGNYYFVDAEHCPNKALLARLTPPKDAHDSAFKNL, from the exons ATGGGAAGATCGGCTCTGATTCACCTGATTCGCTCCCAAACTCGGCGTCTCTCTTCCTCCACCTTCAATAATACAG GATATGGTCGGTCCATAGCAGGGACATGGTCACCATCATCAGTGATACCTAAGGTCAGATTCCCTGAGGTTTCTTCCTTTAACCAGAGAAGCTGGGCATCATCTGGAGCAAAGACTAATGATGATGATGAGCACAAGATCAGCATCGGACCACAAGAGAAGAAAGAAGACAACGGTGGAGGCGGTGTGGTTTACTACGGCCCAATCTCATCAACCATAAAGAAAGTGAAACTCCTCTCGCTCTCCACCTGCTGCCTCTCTGTCTCCCTCGGCCCAGTCATCACGTTCATGACCTCGCCGGGGCTCAACGTGATCATGAAAGGCGCGGTCGCCTCCACTGTGATCTTCCTCAGCGCTTCCACAACCGCTGCGCTACACTGGTTCGTTAGCCCTTATGTTCACAAGCTGAGGTGGCAGCCTGGTTCAGACACGTTTGAGGTCGAGATGATGACTTGGCTTGCGACGTTTGCGCCGAAGACGCTCAAGTTTTCGGACATACGTTATCCAGACACGCAGAGGCCGTTTGTGAGCTTCAAGGCGGAAGGGAATTACTACTTTGTGGATGCGGAGCATTGCCCTAACAAGGCGTTGTTGGCGAGGCTCACTCCTCCAAAGGATGCACATGACTCTGCTTTCAAGAACTTGTGA
- the LOC106331866 gene encoding mitochondrial import inner membrane translocase subunit TIM14-1, producing MATPFLAGVAVAATALAGRYGIQAWQAFKARPPRPKIKKFYEGGFQPTMTKREAALILGIRENVPAEKVKEAHRKVMVANHPDAGGSHFLASKINEAKDVMLAKTKGGGSPF from the exons ATG GCGACACCATTTTTGGCGGGAGTTGCTGTAGCTGCGACTGCACTTGCTGGTAGATATGGTATCCAAGCTTGGCAAGCATTCAAGGCTAGGCCACCTAGGCCCAAAATCAAGAAATTCTACGAAGGCGGTTTCCAGCCTACCATGACCAAAAGAGAAGCTGCTCTCATTCTTGGCATCAG GGAGAATGTTCCGGCGGAGAAAGTGAAGGAAGCACACAGGAAAGTAATGGTTGCAAACCATCCAGATGCAGGTGGTAGCCATTTCTTGGCCTCTAAGATCAACGAAGCTAAGGACGTCATGCTCGCCAAAACTAAAGGCGGCGGATCCCCCTTTTGA
- the LOC106335069 gene encoding mitochondrial substrate carrier family protein C-like codes for MVSANDPIETIFNPIQVVKDALLPIELGVKKAARDFESCWVSKGKDFRLGRHRKKRVCASPESEDNVNSVQCLVSEERKKGLSVKIPVKSLFGMFSPNLANVKLSRGNEVVKKKKKDKFLEKEDDDGSCTNCFKLAMTWSLLVSGFAHALPIPFKKRVHKMGDDKNLRSKAKEGNPFSIECAMGFVIEMLAQNLHKLDQFVQDTSKNESCSSSKEATPLVFNIWDARKLDVNGLLGNLMFARVGDVASGIVGLTSPVSEDGDESTAGSMEESAVDSRQSLACGLLSIPLSNVERLKSTLSTISLTELIELLPQLGRTSGDHPDKKKLISVQDFFRYTESEGRRFFEELDRDGDGKVTLEDLEIAMRRRKLPRRYAKDFMRRARSHLFSKSFGWKQFLSLMEQKEPTILRAYTSLCLTKSGTLQKSEILASLNNAGLPANEENAIAMMRFLMADTEESISYGHFRNFMVLLPYERLQDDPRNIWFEAATVVAVAPPVALPAGDVLKSALAGGLASALSTSLMHPIDTIKTRVQASTLSFPEVIAKLPEIGVRGVYKGSIPAILGQFSSHGLRTGIFEASKLVLINFAPNLPEIQVQSIASFCSTLLGTAVRIPCEVLKQRLQAGMFNNVGEAIVGTWKQDGPGGFFRGTGATLCREVPLYVVGMGLYAESKKMVAQALGRELEAWETIAVGAVSGGIAAVVTTPFDVMKTRMMTATPGRPISMSMVAISILRHEGPLGLFKGAVPRFFWVAPLGAMNFAGYELAKKAMQKNEEVVMADQLGQKKLC; via the exons ATGGTGTCAGCCAACGATCCTATCGAGACCATATTCAATCCAATCCAAGTGGTGAAAGATGCTCTCCTCCCCATCGAGCTTGGGGTTAAAAAGGCTGCGAGAGACTTCGAGAGCTGTTGGGTTAGCAAAGGGAAGGACTTTCGTTTGGGAAGACACAGGAAGAAGCGGGTTTGTGCTAGTCCAGAGTCTGAGGACAATGTTAACAGTGTTCAGTGTTTGGTTAGTGAAGAGAGGAAGAAAGGTTTGTCTGTAAAGATCCCTGTGAAGTCGCTCTTTGGGATGTTTTCACCCAATCTAGCGAACGTGAAGCTGAGCCGTGGAAACGAGGTTGTCAAGAAGAAGAAGAAAGACAAGTTCTTGGAGAAAGAAGATGATGATGGTTCTTGCACGAACTGCTTCAAGCTCGCAATGACTTGGTCTTTGTTGGTCAGTGGCTTTGCCCATGCGCTTCCCATTCCCTTTAAGAAGAGGGTTCACAAAATGGGAGATGACAAGAACCTTAGATCAAAGGCTAAGGAAGGAAACCCTTTTTCCATTGAATGCGCAATGGGTTTCGTCATCGAAATGCTAGCTCAGAATCTCCATAAACTTGACCAGTTCGTGCAAGACACTTCAAAGAACGAATCTTGTTCTTCTTCCAAGGAAGCTACTCCACTTGTCTTTAACATATGGGACGCTAGGAAACTCGATGTGAATGGGTTACTTGGGAACTTGATGTTTGCTAGAGTTGGAGACGTGGCGTCAGGTATAGTTGGCTTGACATCTCCCGTGAGCGAAGACGGTGATGAAAGTACTGCTGGTAGTATGGAGGAAAGTGCTGTTGATTCTCGGCAGAGTCTGGCTTGTGGACTATTGAGTATACCTTTGTCTAACGTAGAGCGCTTGAAGTCCACACTGTCCACTATTTCGTTGACAGAACTTATCGAGCTTTTGCCTCAGTTAGGACGAACTTCAGGAGACCATCCGGACAAGAAGAAACTTATCTCTGTTCAGGACTTTTTCAGATACACCGAGTCTGAAGGTAGGAGATTCTTTGAAGAGTTAGATAGAGATGGTGATGGCAAAGTGACTTTGGAAGATCTGGAGATTGCAATGAGGAGAAGAAAGTTGCCTAGACGATACGCCAAGGATTTTATGAGACGAGCGAGGAGTCATCTCTTCTCGAAATCTTTTGGTTGGAAGCAGTTTTTGTCCTTGATGGAGCAGAAGGAGCCGACCATCCTCCGTGCCTATACTTCTCTCTGTTTGACCAAGTCCGGTACTCTTCAGAAGAGTGAGATCTTGGCGTCTCTGAATAACGCAGGGCTTCCTGCTAATGAAGAGAATGCTATCGCCATGATGAGGTTCTTGATGGCTGACACTGAAGAGTCTATCTCGTATGGACATTTCCGTAATTTCATGGTTTTGCTGCCGTATGAGCGGCTACAGGACGATCCTCG TAACATATGGTTTGAAGCAGCGACGGTTGTTGCTGTTGCACCCCCTGTGGCCTTGCCTGCTGGAGATGTTCTAAAATCTGCATTAGCGGGAGGACTTGCCTCTGCTCTCTCCACTTCTCTAATGCATCCCATTGACACAATCAAG ACACGTGTGCAAGCTTCAACCTTGTCATTTCCTGAAGTAATAGCAAAGCTTCCAGAGATTGGTGTCCGGGGAGTATATAAGGGTTCTATTCCAGCGATTCTTGGACAATTTTCAAG CCATGGCCTGCGGACAGGAATATTCGAAGCAAGTAAACTTGTGCTGATCAATTTTGCTCCCAATCTCCCAGAAATTCAG GTTCAATCGATTGCATCATTCTGCAGCACGCTATTAGGCACAGCTGTGCGGATTCCATGTGAGGTGCTGAAGCAACGGTTGCAGGCTGGCATGTTTAACAATGTAGGGGAAGCCATTGTAGGAACGTGGAAGCAAGATGGTCCAGGGGGTTTCTTCCGTGGGACAGGCGCAACTCTTTGCCGTGAAGTTCCACTATACGTTGTTGGCATGGGACTGTATGCAGAGTCCAAAAAG ATGGTGGCGCAAGCACTGGGAAGAGAACTTGAGGCATGGGAGACAATAGCGGTTGGGGCAGTGTCAGGAGGCATAGCAGCAGTTGTAACAACGCCATTTGATGTGATGAAGACGAGAATGATGACTGCAACACCAGGGAGACCGATCTCAATGTCTATGGTTGCTATCTCGATCCTGCGCCACGAGGGACCGCTTGGTTTGTTCAAAGGAGCAGTCCCGAGGTTCTTCTGGGTGGCTCCTCTTGGTGCCATGAACTTTGCTGGCTATGAGCTAGCCAAGAAAGCCATGCAGAAGAACGAGGAAGTTGTAATGGCTGATCAGCTTGGTCAGAAGAAGCTTTGCTAA